In the Uranotaenia lowii strain MFRU-FL chromosome 1, ASM2978415v1, whole genome shotgun sequence genome, gtttctttttcgtcatcggtcgtttgaatgcgattgcttgactaggttattattttagcttcaaatgaatggggaatgaatgactggcaaacgaagtgactggtcgttaaggaacagtcaattgagtttgacggaccaagaggcttcacagtcacagcttcacgcctcatgacgatgataTTTGCCAAGCATGATcgcaataccttccttggttgaattttcaataagaaaggtaaaagctctgcgacaaaatgctcggatcgattggaatcgattttgacagttcttttgctcgattggaattttgtgtttcagatgtaacttctcttatatacaggttcactagaTAGGATATATCAACTAAAAATCTTATCGGAATTGTATGCAAAGAAAAGTCGATAAGTGACGAGATTCGAACTCATAACTTTCCCAATCCCAtcctaaagtctgcttcatttaatattggaacaaattcttttgctcattgtggcgctccttgtggacggatttggaaacttttttcacccacgtgtcgggaaattcattacctttcaccatgtatttatgtcataacaccaaacgatagcattttgtaaacaaccgccatggaagccgaacggagagatcacattgtgcacagttttcttacgagtacgagtacgagaatttcttggaaacagcaatgaataatttttttaatttttttttatgaaagagtaaagaaaatgctacatttgtatgaaaaacaaattatgaattcgttaataaatgactgaactacacgcaattgtttgtgttccagtattaaatgaagcagactttacatccttcgaacttggtcagcacttggtcgtacagctttcgagcacggattctggccacattgttctgcttcagcgtccgatttggctgtttgctagctcggaatgaccttattccttcccggagacgaattcgtcgcaccgtactgtgagcggcctggaacttattgaccaaatcgcggtctgaaagattgggattcctcttgacggccttgatgactcccacgcagtttccggtcgacagttccactccgacgcttcgaatgcggcttccgagccgtcgtcaatgtttccttgtactgcttgataacacgccatacggtatttctgggcattttaagctgtttagctagcttcgatgccgacaacaatggattttcaagaaaactgtgcacaatttgatctctccgttcggcttccatggcggttgtttacaaaatgctatcgtttgctgttatgacataaatacatggtgaaaggtaatgaatttcccgacacgtgggtgaaaaaagtttccaaatccgtccactaggagcgccacaatgagcaaaagaatttgttccaatattaaatgaagcagactttaccaGCTGCGTATATTTGCCTCCTACTATACCTGAGCTTGTAAGGAAATGGATGTTTATTTTCCTACTgtggctgatgtcatgctgaggcGACAAGCAGCGCGTTGATGTGCGACACGTTCACGCGACACCTGCTCTCATTTAATCTtaatctccatggaaaaagcgcagacctgtcatactgagctctttggaaagcgcgacaaagctgatgccaggatgttttgtagcgcgacaagTAGGAATTGCAATGGgaatatggttttttttcgatttgaagtagtgatttcgggttttaagcacaatagttcGAAGATCCGTCCgaatttgtgataataaactaaataatatcttaatcgacgagaaaattttcataaattcttagttcccgccaggcccgtgcgaaggacccgtccatggggggggttttcgaatttcaaatttagctaaaaataataggaataccaaaaataaacactaAAAACAAGAGAAGAAATTTCGAACACCGTTTTTTACTCATGattaacaaaaaaactaaaaataaattggactgataaaaaaaaaacgaaattttcaaatcataccagaattaaagtttcaaatttgcggtaagttattgatattttttttttaaattatgttggaaaatgataataattgttaatttttattcatcctatctaaaattctgttttttatttacagctgacaggtgattgaaaaattccgctgtagtattttgaattttaacaaaaaatattcattcgcgattaaaaatgtgaattttcgataactgaaaaaaccaatttgaactttggagaatttattcaatgattgatggtttaatttaatttgataaaaagaagaatagatatatttattattatttgaaaagggACAGTGAAAGAAGTCAGAgaaaaatctatttatagaaaaataaatggcTTAAATAGTTCATTGGTGAATTGAACATGGAAATTTAACAAGTAAAGTCGAATTTAGGAACAAAGTTTGcagctctgattttttttcgaatcaaggAACAATGATGAGTAAGATAAACGCACTGAGAAACACACTAAatagcagtgattgaaatcctcaccaattttctcatcagaggcattcaaaatacacactttgaggcctcgcatagctatacaggagacgatacatatacattcattcaaacctccccccatgaggaggatctgctctgagagacactatccgtttgctgccccgaacgaactctctcaacgttcggttgctacatgatgcatgaagaagacgaggcacacatactcatttacgttgttgaatttgaataactcgagccgaccgcaaaggttgaggcaacaacaaaaacaaccgaacttattgcgttgcacggcccgcaacgtatggtgaaagaggggggaagaaaaagaaatgaaaaaactagctgcctgcgtgcggttgctgtgcaataatagcaatagcagaaaaacctcacgcattcgatccaggcacaaacgaggagactcgggtttgctcttccttttgaattcggttccatCTAtgttgtaacaggagatgagtgagagccattcgtttggttttttggattctctgcctcgaatgtatattgcttcatgaaggcggccatgttgagagcgtatacatcatcggttttgtcgttttcgctgcctcaaagcaacctttgcttccgagtaaagcgttgagcgagagatggttgatcaactcatgctcagcaaaattcaatcactgctaaATAGTGAAAGTACGCAAACTTAAGATAAATTGCTCTAAATCTACGATTGACTTTCACAACGGAAACGGTAAAGAAACCCGAGCAGGAgaacatatcaaaataataactgaaACATGTctagttaaaattttgtactcaaattttcctatattaagtttctccaatatgGGTGGAATCTTGTTTTGATTGACATACTTGAATGAGgataacttaattttcaacgtTGAATAATCTGTTTCTTAATTTGGTAAACCAGAAAGGGAGCAACATCAGGCGTGCTTTTAGCAAATAATGCGGGTTATTGAAATTGCACTAGAAATTATACTCGAAGCATGATCTATATCTTATTATGATCTCATTATGATCTATATCTTATTATGAGGATATAAAAATCTGATATATGTATAGTTTAGCTATGATCGTTtgtattttgatataatttgagatattttaacttactGAAggactgatagaaaaaaaaatcgagtaggTATCAAAGTATCTCATCTtgacataattttatttttctctactTATTGGGAATGCGGTAGTTTTGAACCGTTTTAAAAGATCGAATCCATGGCGTTCTGTCCTCATTACAGATTATTGATTTGTtcacaaaattctataaaagTTCGATGTGGTTATTATGTCTTTCGACTTTCACTTCCAAACCCCATTCGCTGAGTGGTTTGAAGAGAGAGGGAATTACTCTCTCTACATAACACGTACCTAgtaaacataaataaataaagcagTCTTCGACTAGTGGCAAATCAGAACAGAAGTGTTTTTTATTGACATCTCCGAAAGACTCAGTAAGTGTGTTTTTCTTACTTATAGTTAGACACTTTAGTGGTAAATTGACTTCTAAGCACAGGAAAATACCTTAACTAGGTAATTTATATTGTGCAATAACAagcacaatttttattgaacgtttttgataaattctacTTTCTTAATTCGTTTTtcatttgtccatttttttctgacaaaggTGTTAATGAAGAATTACAACAGCTATAATTATTTTGGTTTAAATATACAGCAAGATTGTTTATATGTTTCGAACCTTAGAATCATTCCAGGCAAAACTAAAAACATCAATTGAACACTTGAAGCAATGTTTGGTAGAATTTGCAACTAAAAATAGGTACATCTATGCCAAAGCAAGTCACACATTACAATAAGTTACAGTTCATTTTCCGAAACTAAAAGAATTTCCGCGTTTTTGCACACTCGGTTTATGGCTCGTGAGATGAAACAGTCGTTTGAATTTGGACCCAATAACTACGCTACGTATTGGTACCGGACGCTGGTTAACACGTTGACGGACAGTTGCGTCTATAGCCGTCAAGTTCAAGTTCACTATGTGACATGACGACAATAGCCGTCCAATACGAAACGGTCGTTTTTAGACACTGCGGCTGTAGCAGCACAAATGTGCATTTACCAGCGTACAAGTAGAAGCCAAGTgtcatgttttcgaaaaaaaatttagtagggtaggtgtaccctcctccgtcgtatccctaaTCGACCGTTTCGTATTGGACGGCTATTGCCGTCATGTCACATAGTGAACTTGAACTTGACGGCTATAGACGCAACTGTCCGTCAACGTGTTAAGCTACTTAGATTCCCAGTGAATAAGGTTAGCGCTACTCTATTTAATCGCGGTCGATGGATCTTCACTAAGTTTGCAGAAGGCAGAAAGACAGTTGAATGGAATTCAGAAGGAAAGACAAAGAAACTCGAAGCGGTTTAGGTTGGTTTTAGATAATTCAATGaactcttgaaatcttgaatttttttttatgggtgCACCTTTaaatcccaggaaaaaaaactcccaaatcagaccttgagtgtcaattcgaTACTCCTCGCCTAAAACCGCCATATCTCTTTTGTTTTTCCGACTATATTTAGCTATAATACTTCGggtttccgttattcaaagtctaagaaaaaataatccgaaaaaatatgcttcggaaaaaaactgcagatcagctacggaatgcttagTTTCCTGTTCCAGTTCACTTACTTTCCAAGAAAGCTGGAGTTAGAAGCAATACgtttcacataaaatatttttttaagatcatgaccaaaaaaaagggaaaagtgTTGTAAAACAGCACTTTTGAATTTAAGTCATACCAGATAAATTGGCTGAATagagaattgaaaagtagacgtaatttggcacatttttttatattaagattttcaaaatacaaaagacagaattttgaacgaatttttaaagattcgTTTTTCgatctttttgtcaatttgcaatttctcagattttcttgcacttacattcaactttgcactgaatTTTGGGTATATTGACTGAAGATTTCCGCAATTAACTTACACTCACCAGAAAGCCGGTTTCATACCGATcctagtggtgtaattacataagcgctgcgatacttaacaaaatatgataaatataaaagtAAATCTAGAAAATTTACGCGGAGGCTTTGCGTCCGTCGCGTCGCTATCGAAATTAGAAAAAGTTAGGTAGGATCAGCGTTTTTGGCGCTGATAGAATGGAGTATATacacggatgagggttaaataagTATccgaaaaacttgtttttttctagtggctccagagatcgATTTTGACCTGAATATCGTCGTGCTACATATTTATATCTCGGCAACACCTACCAAATTCTTCAAGTTTGATATTCATGAATTATTTAGGTATCGTATCTATTTGGTTTTTCAAAATAGTATTTCGTCATTAAATCTACCGTTTTTAAGTAATATCAAAAACAGCGCGGTTTACTAGaccacaaaacacaaaacctaAAACTGTGTAGCAGTAATGGCAATTTACTGgcacaaaacaaattaaaagtgTGATTCCTAAGCTACCTCGGCGTAATGTCTTATCCTACTACTCGCGGTAGTACTACTTGATGTTTTCTTGATTGTACTACGGATAGCTTTTGATCCtatcgataaaacttttcaaaaacttcagacatgcttgctttatatttcaataaatcactatgtaaaatttcaataatagacCTTGCGTAGTTTctaagatattgcagtttgaatggcaaaagttcgattttcgtagaattactgatATCTTAGGCCAAACAAACttaagaaagctcaaattttctaaaaataataatatgttAGTTGATCCATCGTACGCTgaaaatttgatctaaaaatatGTGCATGGACTCAATTATAATACTACAATATTAACTCATTAACTGTACTGGTCGAATATGCTGCATTTATAAACCTAGTTAAGCAACACAGTTTCAATAGGAATGACAAGTTGTCACCAagtgtgcaaaaaaaaacgcaaaactcGGAACTATATGGCAACAAAAATCTATTAACTTAGTTGTAAACGAAACTGAAGCAGAAATCATTCgataacattatttatattcaCGTCTAACCTCAAGTCGATCATTTGGTGTAACTGTACTTGTTTGTGGCGCTGAAATTGCTGCTGTACAGAGTGCATTTGTCCTCCTGTGGAAATTCAATGCAGCAATATTTAACACTTGTAATGTGTTGTATAGTCAATCTATGTGTATACTGATTTCACTCGAATTATTCAGGCAGCATactaatgatgcaaaattataaCCCATAGTGAATGTCGTGTAGTGTATTTCTGTTAAGCaacattatttaataaaaaaatcagtttcgGATTCTGAAACTCTAATTAGGAATCTAAATAAAGTTGCGATACAAAGTAAATTaggtactttaaaaaaaatcaaaattagtttAACTATTTAAGCTTGATAGACACACTCATATTCACCAAAACTCTGCTGCGCCATATGGGATCACACGCAGTTATTTCTAgtgaattacatttattttatctATAACAATAGCTTTCAGTTTCGGAAACGCTTAGTAATTATAATAGTAatgaaataatcaatttttagtAAAGATAGAAATTGTTTTAATAAATGCAGTGCATTAAAACTAATAATCAAGTAATGGTAGAAAGGTTTAAGGTTTCCGGTTAATGAACCCAATGAACTTGAAATTCAACATATTAGTTTCTCATAATATTCTAGAAACAGTTTTCGAAATGTTGTGCTCTAAGCTTGTTTCATTTAGAACTgcaaacaaaactgacaaaactgatacCCTCTCTTTAAAgatatgaaaatcattcaaGTGGAACGCTAAAGTCTTGTAATCAATTAGAAAATAGCATTCAATTCCAAAAATCAAAGTAAGAGCTGtgctttttgttcaaaatttcaagcgaaAGTTGTTAGAACccataaaagaatttaaaataaaaccttatTCATATAGGTAACTAAAATATCTAAGATGaaaatgtaaatcaaaattaagtatTTCACAGTggcttttatgaaatttcaaaatattattataGTTCACAGTCCTCCATTTGAATACATTCGGAGCTcacgatttttcaataaatttgaaaacatgttcAGAGCTAAAAGCATTAAATCTGCTATTCATAATTAGATAATATACTAAAggttcaaaattgaagaaaaactataaaaatatgcataaagaatcaaagaaatatatTCAACAATTAACCAAATCCCACTTTATTTGATCATGCTGTTAATTGCATTCACGTTACACAATCTTAACTGTTAGTGAGAAGTTTTAATACTTAACATGAATTGGCTTTCAAAGGGATGTTACAACAATATCGATTACGTTAGTTCAGTGAACGTTACCATTACTAAAGCAGATTATCAATATTGATAGTCAACACCCGAACTCGATCGAAATACGGtttcagaaaaggggtaggcttaaaagcggcacgtaatccaaacaaacgggaaaattgtgcctagagtcttgaattaaatttcaaaagattATCTTCAAAGCCGTTCTTAAATGTTAGTGTCTTTCACCCTCATGCGGAATTTACCTTTAATGTTGCCCCAAAATAAACACATTCTTAATCCATTCTTTCGTGTAAAATATACCAAATTTGTTAGACCAATGAGTGATAGGGGAAAATGCAATTAGTGTTGTGTGATTTGTACAATACTACAGTCAGTCACCCTCACGCAAATCGTTGACAAAACAAACTACTGGAGAAATCGTGTTACGGTACATACCATGTGAATCGGTTTGAACGGAATGGACAGGCGATGGGCTGTGCGAAACTAGTGTGGTGTAATGCGATCGTGGGCCACTCGTGTTATCGCCGACTATGCTTCGCTGCGCCTGATGTGAGGTTGTTGTAGGCATTTGAAGCCGCCGCGGTTTTATTTCATAAACTTTGTGGACCGTCCTTTGTTGAGGAAAACATCCTTAAAGGAACATgaattggttaaaaaaatatccatcaCAAAACGTTGTTTCAATTACCTTCCTGATCTGTGTAATCGACTGTTTCAGGCGGCGAACTTGTTCCATCCGGGTTAGCTGGTAGAAGAATATCCGGCTCCGAACTTGACACACATTGGACCATCGCCTTTggtaagaaaaacatagttaaTTTTAAATGCCATAGTTTTAAGTTGTATGTATGCTACATTTTATAATCGAAAATTTCCTTTGttcaaaaatccaaataaacaaaaaaggttTCATTTGATGCCTTGgtataaaataacttttttgttacatATATTTTATACATGATTATCAAACACATTTATACAAACGGTTTGGAGAAATATCGCTAGTTATTGACGAAACCTAACACCCCTCAAAAGGGTATTTaaagtgccccaaatgacccgacttttgaaaaagttatgcgctgcaggctaaaattaatcctaggcctagcacaagatctcatgccaaactTTTACCAGATCGGATCAAcgaacctgaagtttgtatatgATTTTGAGAAATGTTGTTCGAAAGAAACCATTTTTTCACTAATAACTTTGGTCCTCTTCGGCCGATTTTTTCcgaataaagtttttcttaaagtccaaactatgacaaatatttcatccgaagactgcatttctgTAGGAGTtgagatgaaaaaagttataagattttttcaagggtgatattcatcactgttagtGAAGCGTCAATATGCTCGACCGCTCCGACTCATTAGGTGTGATGAATACCAACCTTAAAAAAGATTGTCCTTTTTTgaaacctaataacttttttatcctaactcttatcgaaatgcagtcttcgggttaaatatttttcatagtttggactttaataaaaaccatactCGATAGAAATGGGCCGAAGGAGACCAATGTTATTgactaaaaactgttttttcatgtttctccagaacaaaatgtctcaaaattccatacaaaattcaGGTTCCTTGAGCGACCCCTTATcagatctggcccaaatttggcatttagcctgcagcgcataacatttcacaggttttaaattttccaaacaatttttGGGCAGTCTAGGGTACCTATGTAGAAAATTGACTACCAGTGGGATTTTGACGATGGCAGATGCACCAAACTATTAAGTGAATACATCAGTACCTACTGGAGGCATATGTAGCTAGGTAGAGTGGACCttcaagaaacacaaaaaaaagtctTACCATATTCAAGCTATCAGCACTGCTCACACTTTTCTCGCTGGATCCGCAATCCGGGCTGTTTGGGCTATGAGTTGTGGTATCGGGGGGCGAAACTGTAGTCGACATGTACGAAGAGGTTTGACTTTTTAACTGCATCGGTGCCGAACTGTGATAATGCTGTAACTGCTGAGCAGTTATCGGAAGCGACGACAGATCGTTGGTGCTACTGCTTGCGCTACAACTCTCGGAGCTTGTATTGAGGGCGGATGGTTGTGCAGCTATTTGAATAGCAGATTGATGAATCATATTAGCTTGCTGCTGATGCATAAGCGTTGCTGCATTCTGTTGCACAAAAGATGCAGTGGCAACAGAAGTGGATTGTTGTTGAGGCATCACAATGTTTACTGAATTTCCATAGATCTGAGTATTAGGGGCCATAGGACTAACCTGTCCATTGCTATTTACCATGAACTGCTGATTAGATGTTGGATTTGGGgaaagaaaacttttcggttgATGTGGGCTTTGTGCACGGATAACCATTCCCTGTGGAGTGGTTATCACACTACCGCAAGATGTCATGTTCTGAATTTGCACTAACGTGGCATCTGGCGTTACTACCAAACCAGCTGGTAGCAGAACCTGTTGACTAACAATATTGTATGGGTGTGTGATAATCTGTCCATTTTGCAGAATTATTTGCTGCTGTTGTGAAGCTTGATGAGTGACTTTGTTCGGAACAATAGTTACCCCTTGCAAGCCAGAACTGAGCTGAAAATTTTGTTGCTGATACTGTGGCGTTAGTTGCAGCATAGTTCGCGAAGGGTTTACTGTTGGCAAAGCGGATGGTTGATGAGTAACTGTCGACAGATGGGCAGTTTGTTGAGGAATGCTATTGGGCGATAACATAGTACTAGCCACTCCGTcactttttcgttttttggctTTGCGTTTCAGATCTGGGGAACACAAAACTTGACTCTGTTGATTTGCGGGCTGAACGTAGAGCGTGTGAGCATCCTGATTAATTACTGGGCTTACCATTTGTCCAGTTCTTTCCACAGGGTTgttaaaatttggttgaatgaCAATACTGTTCTGtatattattcaaaatcattcctGTATTATTAGACGGGATAGCGTGGGGAGATGGATTACAAGTTGTATTCTCTCCGGAGATGACTTTGCCTCCAGAAGCGTTAGACAGCACATTTCCCGAATTGTTGGGAGAAGCACTAAGAACCTGAGGGCCGCTTGTCTGCATGACATTCCCATTGTTCAGTATCATTGTTGATTGCATACCGTTGgaatttatcacaaaattttgTTCTTGGGTTGAGTGATGATTGCTCTGAACAAAAGTCTGCTGTTTGGCAACGTTTTGGAGAACACCAACATTGTTAGCATTTGTCGCTACTGTTGTGCCCATGATTGCAGAATTTCCAGTTATGTTCAAGTATTGTGTTCCTGATTGCTGGGGGATGATCATATTTGCTGTCGTTGCATTCCCGCTCAGAACAACTTGGCCTGGATGTTTATTAGACGGTGCAGACATTACAATGATTTGTCCGTTTGAAGTCATTAGCACTTGTTGTTGGGGGCTATGTGATACTATTGAACTCTGGTTTTGTCCTATTTTGTTTTGAGAGACGTTCATTAGATTTTGGTGGTTTACTGATTGGTTTTGAAGATaaggtttatctattttttcaaaagacgGGCTCACACGAGTACTGCTATCTTGTTCTATCTTGACATCTTTCACTGCATTTTTAAGTCCATGTATTGTATCCATAGAATTTATGTCTGATATTATGTTGTTTTTTGGTTTGGACATTACATGATCCGCTATTGGACTTCTCATTAAATGAATATCCGGAGAACGAGACTGCTGAACAATGACAATATTTTCGTCATGTTGAATCGCTCGGTCGCTTGTTGTAACAATTCCTCCCTGAATAGGCCCTTTTAGTTCAGGTGTACTCGAGGAGGTCGAAGTAACATCTGGTGTTCTACTTGTAGGTGTAGCTTGATCTTGTACTATGCTACTAAATCGAACCACCTTCGAGCTACTATCTTCAGTAGACGGTTGTTGCTGTTGTAAAAGTTGGATTTGCTCATTATGCTGCCGCACGAGTTGGTTTTGACGTTGAAGTTGCTGTTGGAATTGCAACTGTTGTTGCAGTTTTAAATTACTAATATCACAGTTCAACTGCACTTGGACCATTCCGTTTGCAATATGTGTCACAGTTTGCCCCCCAATGCTCGTAGAGtttaaagaagaagaagaggtaTTACTTTCATCTTCCCGCACGACATTAGCTGGGTCGTCGGGTTCAAAACTCAATGTCGATTTCAATTGCGGACTTTCTCTAGAAGAGGATGATCCATCCGGACTATGCAGCGTGGAGATTGAGTTGTGTAACATAGCCGTTTGATGATTCAGATATCCTGTTGGATCATCTTTAAAATTGGGCCGTTTCCTGGCCACGCTGTAACCCTTTGCAGATGATTCCACAGTCCACTTTCCTTGCAACACATTTGACGAATTTGCACTTTCTGAAAGCATATGTTTTTTGTTCATCTGTTCAATTTGATTTACATTTTGTACAACAGATTTCATTGGAGATAGATTTTGACTATGTTGCGTCGTTTGATATTGTTGCTGTAGATGATTTATGCTCACAGCCGTAGTTGAAGAATTCGTTGTATTTTTTCTCCAAGGTGGTGTTTTAGATCGAGTAATACTGACAGTTTCTTTCGCAGATTGATGAAATACTTGCTTAATATCCTGTCTTGTAGCATTTGTCGATTCGAAGTTGACTTGGTTTGTTGATGGTATTGATTTTTCTGATGCTATGCTATTGGAGCCTGATATTTCTGATTCAGAAACACGATAGTAATCTGATCCTTGATGGAGAGATTCCATACGAGATTCTGGAATGAtttgaaagaagaaattttaataaattagttATTTACAAATAAGTAATGACATATTTACCCGATTTCACATCACTTTGATTATACGAAACGACTTTGACTCCCTGCTTAGCTAcgtcatttttatcactgaatCGTGACTGGTGAAGACATAGATGATTAACGATACTCCGGCTCAAACTTGGTAAAATATTTGGAACCTTAAAGGTAAGAtatgaaccaaaaaaatattgaacaaaaaaaattaattattcataATAAAGAGTGTCAATGTTGAAGTCAGTTCTTTATGAAACTCTGATAGCTATgaattcaaagaaataaaataatgtatgtGTTCAACATTCGAGTAGGgaacaagattaaaaaaaaaaattacgctttatatgaataaatttgtcaattcaCTTAATTGTTTTGCAAATAGGAAGGCAAAAGAAAGAGTTTCCTTTCCCG is a window encoding:
- the LOC129751366 gene encoding uncharacterized protein LOC129751366 isoform X1, with the protein product MANTNADIIHGSGSSSAVAQDSAIQAFIHQQQLPARALSTSNAQVYASKNQFQKIVQQQNVYSDVQHPQRIQHLAEGTQLQVHSVPPVLVQSKFSTVRESSNNIVLSQSHNRFMSGNSDGFNPSEEFKSSEVKNAYVNIVSANQSLDVSNMANNVNLSKENRSNLNADIYRLEREVGGNVTENMDKKGSSNTLDNFNVAPGWRRIKYNGEIIYISPSGAPLRTIDQVKEYLLSVGTCKCGLPCPFRPETFFEFDVQVPNILPSLSRSIVNHLCLHQSRFSDKNDVAKQGVKVVSYNQSDVKSESRMESLHQGSDYYRVSESEISGSNSIASEKSIPSTNQVNFESTNATRQDIKQVFHQSAKETVSITRSKTPPWRKNTTNSSTTAVSINHLQQQYQTTQHSQNLSPMKSVVQNVNQIEQMNKKHMLSESANSSNVLQGKWTVESSAKGYSVARKRPNFKDDPTGYLNHQTAMLHNSISTLHSPDGSSSSRESPQLKSTLSFEPDDPANVVREDESNTSSSSLNSTSIGGQTVTHIANGMVQVQLNCDISNLKLQQQLQFQQQLQRQNQLVRQHNEQIQLLQQQQPSTEDSSSKVVRFSSIVQDQATPTSRTPDVTSTSSSTPELKGPIQGGIVTTSDRAIQHDENIVIVQQSRSPDIHLMRSPIADHVMSKPKNNIISDINSMDTIHGLKNAVKDVKIEQDSSTRVSPSFEKIDKPYLQNQSVNHQNLMNVSQNKIGQNQSSIVSHSPQQQVLMTSNGQIIVMSAPSNKHPGQVVLSGNATTANMIIPQQSGTQYLNITGNSAIMGTTVATNANNVGVLQNVAKQQTFVQSNHHSTQEQNFVINSNGMQSTMILNNGNVMQTSGPQVLSASPNNSGNVLSNASGGKVISGENTTCNPSPHAIPSNNTGMILNNIQNSIVIQPNFNNPVERTGQMVSPVINQDAHTLYVQPANQQSQVLCSPDLKRKAKKRKSDGVASTMLSPNSIPQQTAHLSTVTHQPSALPTVNPSRTMLQLTPQYQQQNFQLSSGLQGVTIVPNKVTHQASQQQQIILQNGQIITHPYNIVSQQVLLPAGLVVTPDATLVQIQNMTSCGSVITTPQGMVIRAQSPHQPKSFLSPNPTSNQQFMVNSNGQVSPMAPNTQIYGNSVNIVMPQQQSTSVATASFVQQNAATLMHQQQANMIHQSAIQIAAQPSALNTSSESCSASSSTNDLSSLPITAQQLQHYHSSAPMQLKSQTSSYMSTTVSPPDTTTHSPNSPDCGSSEKSVSSADSLNMAMVQCVSSSEPDILLPANPDGTSSPPETVDYTDQEGCFPQQRTVHKVYEIKPRRLQMPTTTSHQAQRSIVGDNTSGPRSHYTTLVSHSPSPVHSVQTDSHEIAALGESNSIELGCNVAGTSVRKSPFKVGEVVWGAVRGFPAWPGKVIEPPDGAGTLPPDNDNCVWVCWFGSRASVQLVDVSGLKTLSEGLEAHHRAQKDARKGRKLNSQLERAIQEAMTELDRASNTPSPANVVVSGTGPLPNPGTTKTVTLKASPTSSTTNAMVGGDNSSSIHPSFGRSPIKSSRGIAKSKLVKIAPAPPMIAEARSLLNAVSNNNNSNSNYNGTNDSITTFGLHLK